The proteins below come from a single Melitaea cinxia chromosome 9, ilMelCinx1.1, whole genome shotgun sequence genomic window:
- the LOC123656570 gene encoding protein ZBED8-like: MWHMTRNPFVVDVLQLPKEVQEKFLEMKADSSMKDDFHLLTLEQFWIKRLPVNSKLASLALRVLVRFSSTYLCETSFSALVLIKTKQRTRLDVDSDLTIDMTKTEPRINQLVLNTQSQVSH, from the coding sequence ATGTGGCACATGACAAGAAACCCATTTGTTGTCGATGTGTTACAGTTACCAAAAGAAGTTCAGGAAAAATTTCTAGAAATGAAGGCTGATTCGTCCATGAAAGATGACTTCCATCTTTTGACATTGGAGCAATTTTGGATCAAAAGATTGCCTGTTAATTCGAAACTTGCCTCTCTTGCTTTACGAGTACTAGTTCGTTTTTCTTCAACTTACTTGTGTGAGACAAGCTTTTCTGCTctagtattaattaaaactaaacagCGAACTCGTCTTGATGTCGATAGCGACCTGACGATAGATATGACAAAAACAGAACCTAGAATTAACCAACTGGTTCTGAACACGCAATCTCAAGTGTCTCATTAG